The Tenacibaculum jejuense genome includes a window with the following:
- the mobA gene encoding conjugal transfer protein MobA — translation MKEKQIKKGRKPKEDPLVYRYVFRLNAEENAAFLKRFDISGVVTKAEFIRAILFEKEIRVVTIDKSAHDFYVKLTALYAQFRAIGVNYNQVVKALHTNFSEKRAKFLLEKLKKQTVALIAIIEKITRLIQKFDEKWLQK, via the coding sequence ATGAAGGAAAAACAAATTAAAAAAGGGCGTAAACCCAAAGAAGACCCTCTAGTATATCGCTATGTATTTCGGTTAAATGCAGAAGAAAATGCAGCGTTTTTAAAACGATTTGATATTTCAGGAGTAGTAACCAAAGCTGAATTTATCCGTGCAATTCTATTTGAGAAAGAGATTAGAGTTGTAACTATAGATAAATCAGCACATGATTTCTATGTAAAACTAACAGCCTTGTATGCTCAATTTAGAGCTATTGGAGTGAATTACAACCAAGTTGTAAAAGCCTTACATACCAATTTTTCTGAAAAGAGGGCAAAGTTTTTACTGGAAAAATTAAAAAAGCAGACCGTAGCGTTGATCGCTATTATTGAAAAAATCACCCGTTTGATTCAAAAATTTGATGAAAAATGGTTGCAAAAATAG
- a CDS encoding ParA family protein, with protein sequence MKKEPLKISFSSQKGGVGKSAITVLTAAMLHYKMGYQVVIFDCDFPQLSIAKQRERELKAIMENDHFKRMAHTQFSSLNKKAYPIISCNADTALQEAKQFLDNSAIHYDFAFFDFTGTVNSTGILQTLLGMDAIFSPMTADRLVMESTLSFSQVMAQIFASKPDKKGLHLFWNMVDGREKSTLYDTYEKVINELELHKMQHYFSDSKRFRKELPEIGNGLVFRSTLFPPHNRLIKSSRLDAFINEFLHLLNQ encoded by the coding sequence ATGAAAAAAGAACCATTAAAAATCAGTTTTTCATCTCAAAAAGGAGGTGTAGGGAAAAGTGCAATTACTGTACTGACTGCTGCAATGCTACATTACAAAATGGGATATCAAGTTGTAATTTTCGATTGTGATTTCCCGCAACTTAGTATTGCTAAACAACGAGAACGTGAGTTAAAAGCGATTATGGAAAATGATCATTTTAAACGAATGGCACACACACAATTTTCAAGTTTAAACAAAAAGGCATATCCCATCATTTCCTGTAATGCAGATACTGCTTTACAAGAAGCAAAACAGTTTTTAGATAATAGTGCCATACATTATGATTTTGCCTTTTTCGACTTTACAGGAACAGTGAATTCTACAGGAATATTACAAACCTTACTTGGAATGGATGCCATTTTTTCTCCGATGACTGCGGATCGATTAGTCATGGAAAGTACCCTTTCGTTTTCGCAAGTAATGGCACAAATATTTGCGAGTAAACCAGATAAAAAAGGCTTACATCTATTTTGGAATATGGTGGATGGTCGAGAAAAATCTACCCTCTATGATACTTATGAAAAGGTTATTAATGAGCTTGAGTTACACAAAATGCAACATTACTTTTCAGATAGCAAACGCTTTCGAAAAGAGCTTCCAGAAATTGGTAATGGATTGGTATTTCGTTCCACACTCTTTCCTCCTCACAACCGTTTAATTAAATCTTCTCGTTTAGACGCTTTTATCAATGAATTTTTACATCTATTAAACCAATAG
- a CDS encoding DUF3408 domain-containing protein — protein sequence MKKDKTPIDEKELMEMMAHSFSEDRKVPKAEETKEEPQKPQPKPKSKTKQTVKTTVTSKKETKPYQEVFLQKSHLIARNGKAIYIRPEFHERLFRITRVIGENNMSISNYLDNILQHHFSEFETEIKKLFKDNFKPII from the coding sequence ATGAAAAAAGATAAAACACCGATAGATGAAAAGGAATTAATGGAAATGATGGCACATTCATTTTCAGAAGATAGAAAAGTTCCTAAAGCGGAAGAAACAAAAGAAGAACCTCAAAAACCTCAACCTAAACCCAAGTCCAAAACGAAACAAACAGTTAAGACGACTGTAACTTCTAAAAAAGAGACAAAACCCTATCAGGAAGTGTTTTTACAAAAAAGTCATTTAATTGCACGTAATGGAAAAGCAATATACATCCGTCCTGAATTTCACGAACGCTTGTTTAGAATTACCCGAGTAATTGGAGAAAATAACATGTCTATATCTAATTATTTAGACAATATTTTACAACATCACTTCTCAGAATTTGAAACTGAAATCAAGAAACTATTTAAAGACAATTTTAAACCCATTATATAA
- a CDS encoding NACHT domain-containing protein, producing MSKEIISASGERAAMGGYLPQFDEFAWFVYLNLINKKLEWIRIADPKAEKLDDIQYSTHSEIHAYQVKWTIADANISFVNFTDLLPLITSSWKSLKAVNPGKKIIPHLITNKALSSHDSLKEGDTKIGSFQDFFSEVWKKTKSNQPIDDKWKSVFEEFKKNSKLSHNEFEEFINCFDFQPNYKQKQFRVGNIKYSKEDEDLQQISRFIIEKVASPERVVEFTRQEIIKELGWSNRFKTIFNHELIVDRQRYQPIQSTIDLLNSKLQEHKNGYLFLLGGPGSGKSTLLNQWSKGLKTRIVRYYAFDFVNPSSNLNFYERGNATHLFFDLVFQLKEAGIYKRDILPYKDLLFLKEVFSEQLRAIGEDFVTSGQPTIILIDGLDHVPREYKLTANSFLRELPLPSTLPDGVYIILGSQSYEFEDIQQEIKTEFQNGDRTIQIDSLKKEEVYKYIDNLDSPFQLTSSQKLQVFEKSQGHPLYLSYLVEKINKADSINDTIESFEVIDGSIDNYYRKIWEPIQKEDSQIQFLGLIARINDSINLQFIQEWGIQPSVLKSFREKARFLFNETERTLSFFHNSFKQFLLHHTSLNYLTGEFDPTSNIKYHEQLADYYVKSEIENYWKQNNHLFQAQQFDRFVSVVTPDSFTEQLLNFRPAEEIKQDAKLGVEIALQKKDINTLVRYLFSLAEIERRLFNIDPASFTEELLFLNKFDLARDYLRTGNILHCSESYAFKACRLFIEFGHKSEGAILYNLAYPEIITDTGILIDDSHRYKEIRDSLEEWIYTAPFFESTENIFSIINKIQFSDSIRESRFGEKESDLQLRLLSNLGYSLVDQNKWDDFNKVKEKIDYMSSRGRNSLFQLIKYAIEQCLDLKDNSRANEYLSLLISHFTKEKTKPVGKIFIADLVYKVTRDLNETYSWIKEVEQPSNVGSYDRLGYDDSLDAFLPLIKLNKLLNLSGNGISITSAIPSVEKGTDEEVIVEFERMLCITTQILAEGILQTSMSGDIIKRVFPIVRFYYKEISQKNNYWYKLTQAKGQYFDFLISAVSELGSEKLELLGDYLFGEFQNSPKYWSSSIQRKIIKSLLNNGFDAEKAVIQLRSLEDFMLEDHDIDGRITECLAHSEVWFILGKLEEGEKWLKQAIQESIGVGYRKDYQFSTWIKWLRKINHKDPSKASERIKWFLSHLNHIKETTEGRAYWNASEELLEATYEHNLNDGLEQTIWQLENDLIDFKDTITLFIKYFVIRIKNQEEFKSIVQLYSNLYLLLAESADSSLLRSILKKGYEILKEDIFIEHTQTIISAIEIKAYEETRHYLLSEIDDFYTSKGLKVEDYYSSFNIPAKNERGSSSNSSNTLTLKTDHESIDESEVLKRVANFDDFKKIIQEEDQANSLFNWSKVIEKITPLLTSNQIEEVAKLARIGRRESDFYAKLSEAALRIRNTELATSLANKSIELSSESGWVKYYDGGTRINAFNALKQINPVISSNKAFEVFAHDTVSCNYTSSYIEHLEDIVPLLTENYDEEKLWPEIYGYLQRLMSNSKQVTDLPILPSLNRPIMETLVDYLVYLAESPVSLVKEKSLLLLSRYINQDDYYALTQLQNGCLDDYSCVDVIMKLSELDSPKVHSLKSKISSLALSNDYQLRKNAIDILTSIGEEIPTLKNIELPKVYSLHIPENGKPDFKKKIDPYFPEVDINDPRDLIRPFEFLIKILSDESGIDEPNLICRAYSIMKKIGREEEWTVEYEKKLRNHLEEIYLKYSYPRPRVIAARKAIMHVTNELIDSGTINKERIQNLLISYDYAVQFFEEIAKPEFIQTIKEKDFGGVGNDWLDRIGESERLRESLLAYGDNFKVIAEYNQVKNLDWGSPTEEYMYQIAVNEELQEEDNYIFGSVFHQLSRNYHDMRGGGHFIVVIRDHRFDQFDIKSKWIAINPVLARYLGWEPEPTKLFAWKNSEGELMAESIYWSNGNTSMTPRKDGEVGEGWFVTVSENGLEQIRSVEKNLFLQKKLTRFKYEDSVLMDSQEINVIRI from the coding sequence ATGAGTAAAGAAATAATATCAGCAAGTGGAGAAAGAGCAGCAATGGGTGGTTATTTGCCTCAATTTGATGAGTTCGCTTGGTTCGTCTATTTGAATCTAATAAATAAAAAGCTTGAATGGATACGAATAGCAGACCCCAAGGCTGAAAAACTAGATGATATACAGTATTCTACTCATTCAGAAATTCATGCATACCAAGTAAAATGGACTATTGCTGATGCAAACATATCATTTGTTAATTTTACAGATTTGTTACCTCTTATAACCTCTAGTTGGAAGAGTTTAAAAGCAGTTAACCCAGGCAAAAAAATAATTCCTCATTTAATCACTAACAAGGCCCTTTCCTCCCATGACAGCTTGAAAGAAGGCGATACTAAAATTGGTTCATTTCAAGACTTCTTTTCAGAAGTTTGGAAAAAGACAAAATCAAATCAACCGATTGATGATAAGTGGAAATCAGTTTTTGAGGAATTCAAAAAGAATTCAAAACTTAGTCATAATGAATTTGAAGAATTTATCAACTGTTTTGATTTTCAACCTAACTATAAACAAAAACAGTTTAGAGTAGGAAATATTAAATATTCTAAAGAAGACGAAGATCTTCAGCAGATCAGCCGATTTATAATTGAAAAAGTTGCCAGCCCAGAAAGAGTAGTTGAATTTACTCGACAAGAAATTATTAAAGAATTAGGTTGGTCTAATAGATTCAAGACAATTTTTAATCACGAGTTAATAGTCGATAGACAAAGATATCAACCGATTCAATCGACAATTGACTTGTTGAATTCAAAGTTACAAGAGCATAAAAATGGATACTTATTTTTGCTGGGAGGGCCAGGTTCTGGTAAATCTACTTTATTGAATCAATGGTCGAAAGGTCTAAAAACACGAATAGTTAGGTACTACGCCTTTGATTTTGTTAATCCATCTTCAAACCTAAACTTTTATGAAAGGGGAAATGCCACTCATCTTTTTTTTGATTTAGTCTTTCAATTAAAGGAGGCTGGAATATATAAAAGAGACATACTTCCATATAAAGACTTGCTTTTTCTAAAGGAGGTATTCAGTGAGCAATTAAGAGCAATTGGAGAGGACTTTGTGACAAGTGGCCAACCGACAATAATATTGATTGATGGTCTAGATCATGTTCCTAGGGAATACAAATTAACAGCAAATAGCTTCCTACGAGAACTTCCTTTACCATCTACTTTACCTGATGGAGTCTACATCATTTTAGGTAGCCAATCCTATGAATTTGAAGACATTCAACAGGAAATTAAAACTGAATTTCAGAATGGAGATAGAACTATTCAAATTGATTCACTTAAAAAGGAGGAAGTATATAAATACATTGATAATCTCGATTCTCCCTTTCAACTTACCAGTTCTCAAAAGTTACAAGTATTTGAGAAATCACAAGGACACCCATTATACCTGTCTTACTTAGTTGAAAAAATCAATAAGGCCGATTCAATTAATGATACAATCGAGTCTTTTGAAGTTATTGATGGTAGTATTGACAATTACTATAGAAAAATATGGGAGCCTATTCAGAAAGAAGATAGCCAAATTCAATTCTTAGGATTAATTGCTAGAATTAATGATTCAATCAATCTTCAATTCATTCAGGAATGGGGGATCCAACCAAGTGTACTAAAGTCCTTTCGTGAAAAGGCCAGATTTCTGTTTAATGAAACTGAAAGGACTCTTTCTTTCTTTCATAATTCGTTTAAACAATTCCTTCTTCATCATACCTCTTTAAATTATTTAACAGGAGAGTTTGACCCAACCAGTAATATCAAATATCATGAGCAGCTAGCTGATTATTATGTAAAGTCAGAGATTGAGAACTATTGGAAACAAAATAATCATCTATTTCAAGCACAGCAATTTGATAGGTTTGTTTCAGTTGTTACACCAGATAGCTTTACTGAACAATTACTTAACTTCAGACCAGCAGAAGAAATTAAGCAAGATGCCAAATTAGGTGTTGAAATAGCTCTACAAAAAAAGGACATCAATACTCTGGTAAGATATCTGTTTTCACTTGCCGAAATCGAAAGAAGGTTATTCAATATTGATCCTGCATCATTTACAGAAGAGCTCTTATTCTTAAATAAATTTGATTTAGCTAGAGATTATCTAAGAACTGGTAACATCTTACATTGTAGCGAATCGTATGCATTCAAAGCATGTCGCTTGTTTATAGAATTTGGACACAAATCTGAAGGAGCCATTTTATACAATTTAGCCTATCCTGAAATCATTACAGATACAGGAATACTCATTGATGATTCTCATAGATATAAAGAAATAAGGGACTCTTTAGAAGAATGGATTTATACAGCTCCTTTTTTTGAATCGACTGAGAATATTTTCTCAATAATTAATAAAATTCAATTCTCAGATAGCATCAGAGAAAGCAGGTTTGGAGAAAAAGAGTCTGATTTACAGCTAAGGTTGCTCTCGAATCTTGGTTATAGTTTAGTTGATCAAAATAAGTGGGATGATTTCAATAAAGTCAAAGAAAAAATAGATTATATGTCTTCGAGAGGAAGGAATTCTCTTTTCCAACTAATAAAATATGCTATTGAGCAATGCCTTGACTTAAAAGATAATAGTCGAGCGAATGAATATTTGTCATTATTAATCTCTCATTTCACTAAAGAGAAGACAAAACCTGTTGGCAAAATATTCATTGCCGATTTAGTTTACAAAGTCACCCGTGACTTAAATGAAACATATAGCTGGATTAAGGAAGTTGAACAACCTTCTAATGTGGGTAGTTACGATCGGTTGGGATATGATGATTCGTTAGACGCCTTCCTCCCATTAATCAAACTTAACAAATTACTGAACCTGTCTGGGAATGGTATTTCTATTACGTCTGCAATACCATCTGTTGAGAAAGGTACTGATGAAGAAGTCATAGTAGAGTTTGAACGAATGTTATGTATTACTACTCAAATTCTAGCGGAAGGAATTCTTCAAACTTCAATGTCTGGTGATATTATTAAAAGAGTATTTCCGATAGTTCGGTTTTACTACAAAGAAATATCACAAAAAAATAACTATTGGTATAAGCTGACACAAGCAAAAGGGCAATATTTTGATTTTTTAATATCGGCAGTATCTGAGTTGGGCTCTGAAAAACTAGAATTATTAGGAGATTATTTATTTGGCGAGTTTCAAAATTCTCCAAAATATTGGAGTTCAAGTATCCAACGTAAAATCATCAAATCTCTCTTGAATAATGGTTTCGATGCCGAAAAAGCAGTAATACAGTTGAGATCCTTGGAAGATTTCATGTTGGAAGATCACGATATAGATGGTCGTATAACAGAATGCTTGGCTCATTCAGAAGTATGGTTCATTTTAGGCAAGCTAGAGGAAGGTGAAAAATGGCTCAAACAAGCTATTCAAGAATCTATTGGAGTAGGTTATAGAAAAGACTATCAATTTAGTACATGGATCAAATGGTTAAGAAAAATAAACCACAAAGACCCATCAAAAGCTTCCGAAAGGATAAAGTGGTTTTTGTCCCATTTGAACCATATTAAAGAAACTACAGAAGGAAGAGCTTATTGGAATGCTTCTGAAGAACTATTAGAGGCAACTTATGAGCATAATTTAAATGACGGTCTTGAACAGACAATCTGGCAATTAGAAAATGATCTAATTGATTTTAAAGATACTATTACCCTTTTTATCAAATATTTCGTCATAAGAATAAAAAATCAGGAAGAGTTCAAAAGTATTGTTCAACTATATAGTAATTTATATCTGCTTCTTGCTGAATCTGCCGATTCTTCTCTACTCAGGTCTATCTTAAAAAAAGGGTATGAAATTTTAAAAGAAGATATTTTTATAGAGCACACACAAACCATAATTTCAGCAATAGAAATTAAAGCTTACGAAGAAACCAGACATTACTTACTTTCTGAAATTGATGACTTCTATACCTCTAAAGGACTAAAAGTAGAAGACTATTATTCATCATTTAATATACCTGCAAAAAACGAAAGAGGCAGTTCTTCAAATTCTTCTAATACATTGACTTTAAAGACAGATCATGAAAGTATTGATGAAAGTGAAGTACTAAAACGAGTTGCAAATTTTGATGATTTCAAAAAAATCATTCAAGAAGAAGATCAGGCGAATTCATTATTTAATTGGTCAAAAGTTATAGAAAAAATAACTCCATTATTGACTTCAAATCAAATTGAAGAAGTTGCCAAACTAGCAAGAATTGGAAGAAGAGAGTCGGACTTCTATGCCAAACTAAGTGAAGCCGCCTTAAGGATAAGAAACACTGAACTGGCAACTAGTTTAGCCAATAAAAGTATTGAGCTTTCAAGCGAATCAGGATGGGTTAAATATTATGATGGAGGAACAAGAATCAATGCATTTAATGCACTGAAACAAATCAATCCCGTAATCTCATCTAATAAGGCATTTGAAGTATTTGCCCATGACACTGTAAGCTGTAATTATACAAGTTCGTATATCGAACATCTTGAAGACATTGTTCCACTTCTAACAGAAAACTATGATGAGGAAAAACTTTGGCCTGAAATATATGGTTACCTGCAAAGATTGATGTCGAATAGTAAACAGGTTACGGATTTACCTATTCTCCCATCATTAAATCGACCAATCATGGAAACGTTAGTCGATTACTTAGTGTATTTAGCAGAAAGCCCTGTATCGTTAGTAAAGGAAAAATCTTTACTGCTATTGTCAAGATATATAAATCAAGATGATTATTATGCTCTGACTCAGTTACAGAATGGTTGTTTAGATGATTACTCATGTGTGGATGTGATAATGAAATTATCTGAACTCGACTCTCCAAAAGTTCATTCGCTTAAATCAAAGATCAGTAGTTTAGCTCTATCAAATGATTATCAATTAAGAAAAAATGCAATAGACATACTTACCTCAATAGGGGAAGAAATTCCAACTCTAAAAAACATTGAATTACCTAAAGTATACTCTTTACATATTCCAGAAAATGGGAAGCCAGATTTTAAAAAAAAAATTGACCCTTATTTCCCAGAAGTTGATATTAATGATCCCCGAGACCTGATAAGGCCGTTTGAGTTTTTAATCAAAATTTTATCAGATGAGTCCGGCATTGATGAACCTAACCTTATTTGTAGAGCCTATTCGATCATGAAAAAAATTGGTAGAGAGGAGGAATGGACGGTTGAATATGAAAAGAAGCTAAGAAATCATTTGGAGGAAATATACTTAAAATACTCTTACCCTAGGCCAAGGGTAATCGCTGCTCGCAAAGCTATAATGCACGTCACAAATGAATTAATAGATTCTGGAACAATTAATAAAGAGAGAATTCAGAATCTTTTGATATCGTATGATTATGCCGTTCAGTTTTTTGAGGAAATAGCCAAACCTGAGTTCATTCAGACGATTAAAGAAAAAGATTTTGGAGGCGTTGGCAATGATTGGTTAGATCGAATAGGTGAATCAGAAAGATTAAGAGAATCACTATTAGCCTATGGTGACAATTTCAAAGTCATAGCAGAATACAATCAAGTTAAAAATTTAGATTGGGGTTCTCCTACTGAAGAATACATGTATCAGATTGCTGTTAATGAAGAGTTGCAGGAAGAAGACAATTACATTTTTGGCTCTGTTTTTCATCAATTGAGTAGGAACTATCATGACATGAGAGGTGGAGGACATTTTATCGTTGTAATCAGGGATCATAGATTTGATCAATTTGATATAAAATCGAAATGGATTGCTATCAACCCTGTTTTGGCAAGATATCTGGGGTGGGAGCCTGAACCAACTAAACTATTTGCATGGAAAAACTCTGAAGGTGAATTAATGGCAGAATCGATTTATTGGTCAAATGGAAATACTAGTATGACACCACGTAAGGACGGAGAGGTTGGAGAAGGCTGGTTTGTTACAGTTTCCGAAAATGGACTAGAACAGATTAGATCTGTTGAGAAGAATTTATTCCTTCAAAAGAAATTAACCAGGTTTAAATATGAAGATTCAGTATTAATGGATAGTCAAGAAATTAATGTGATAAGAATTTGA
- the mobC gene encoding conjugal transfer protein MobC has product MQNEDDIRGLAKTMEFMRAISILFVVIHCYWFCYETFKQWGFTISTVDRILWNFQRDTGLFSSLLWTKLFSLVFLSLSCLGTKGIKEEKITWTKINVALVIGLLFFFFNYWLLQVSLPKLQIAIFYISTLSIGYIGLLMAGVWMSRLFKHHLMDDVFNLENESFMQETRLLENEYSINLPTRFYYKKKWNEGWINIVNPFRATIVLGTPGSGKSFAVINNYIKQQIEKGFSMYIYDFKFDDLSVIAYNHLLKHTDKYKIPPKFYVINFDNPRKSHRCNPINPMFMTDISDAYESAYTIMLNLNKTWIQKQGDFFVESPIILLASIIWYLKIYENGKYCTFPHAIELLNKKYTDIFTILRSYTELENYLSPFIDAWEGGAQDQLQGQIASAKIPLSRMISPALYWVMTGDDFSLDINNPEAPKILCVGNNPDRQNIYSAALGLYNSRIVKLINKKGQLKSSVIIDELPTIYFRGLDNLIATARSNKVAVCLGFQDYSQLTRDYGDKESKVIQNTVGNIFSGQVVGETAKTLSERFGKVLQKRQSMTINRQDKSTSISTQMDSLIPPSKISNLTQGMFVGAVSDNFDERIEQKIFHSEIVVDVDKFTQETKQYKPIPEIISFLDSDGNDTMEEQINANYRQVKADVENIILLELERIENDPSLE; this is encoded by the coding sequence ATGCAAAACGAAGATGATATTAGAGGATTAGCCAAAACAATGGAATTTATGAGAGCAATCAGTATTCTGTTTGTGGTAATACATTGTTATTGGTTTTGTTATGAAACATTCAAACAATGGGGATTTACTATTTCAACTGTAGATCGAATTTTATGGAACTTTCAACGTGATACAGGATTGTTTTCGTCCTTACTATGGACTAAATTATTTTCACTGGTATTTCTAAGCTTATCTTGTTTAGGGACTAAGGGAATTAAAGAAGAAAAAATAACATGGACAAAGATTAATGTTGCACTGGTAATTGGACTACTATTTTTCTTTTTCAATTATTGGTTATTACAGGTTTCATTACCCAAATTGCAAATCGCTATATTTTATATTTCCACGTTAAGTATTGGATATATTGGCTTGCTAATGGCAGGTGTTTGGATGAGTAGATTATTTAAGCACCATCTAATGGATGATGTTTTTAATCTTGAAAACGAAAGTTTCATGCAAGAAACTCGGTTGTTAGAAAACGAATATTCTATCAATTTACCTACTCGATTTTACTACAAAAAGAAATGGAATGAGGGATGGATTAATATTGTAAACCCATTTAGAGCAACTATTGTTTTGGGTACTCCTGGTTCTGGTAAATCGTTTGCTGTTATAAATAACTACATCAAGCAACAAATAGAAAAAGGATTTTCGATGTATATCTATGATTTTAAGTTTGATGACCTATCGGTTATCGCTTATAATCATTTACTAAAGCATACAGATAAGTATAAAATACCTCCAAAATTCTATGTAATCAACTTTGATAATCCTCGTAAAAGCCACCGTTGTAACCCGATCAATCCTATGTTTATGACGGACATTTCGGATGCCTATGAGAGTGCCTACACGATAATGCTCAATTTGAATAAAACATGGATACAAAAGCAAGGAGACTTTTTTGTGGAAAGTCCTATTATTTTATTGGCTTCGATTATTTGGTATCTGAAAATCTATGAAAATGGGAAATATTGCACATTCCCCCATGCCATAGAACTGCTCAACAAAAAGTATACAGACATATTTACAATTCTAAGAAGTTACACAGAGTTAGAAAATTATCTTTCTCCGTTTATAGATGCATGGGAAGGAGGGGCACAAGATCAATTACAAGGGCAAATTGCCAGTGCTAAGATTCCATTATCCAGAATGATAAGTCCTGCCTTATATTGGGTAATGACAGGCGATGATTTTTCATTGGATATCAATAACCCAGAAGCTCCTAAAATCTTGTGTGTCGGGAATAACCCTGATCGTCAAAATATTTACTCTGCTGCTTTAGGTTTGTACAATAGTAGAATTGTAAAATTGATTAATAAGAAAGGACAATTGAAATCTTCAGTAATTATAGATGAATTACCTACCATTTATTTTAGAGGTTTAGATAATTTAATTGCTACAGCTCGTAGTAATAAGGTAGCAGTTTGTTTGGGTTTTCAAGATTATTCACAGTTGACAAGGGATTATGGTGACAAGGAAAGCAAAGTAATTCAAAATACCGTAGGGAATATTTTTAGTGGTCAGGTCGTTGGTGAAACTGCTAAAACTTTATCGGAACGTTTTGGTAAAGTACTGCAAAAAAGGCAATCGATGACCATTAACAGGCAAGATAAATCCACTTCTATTTCTACTCAAATGGATAGCTTGATTCCACCAAGTAAAATATCCAATCTTACACAAGGTATGTTTGTTGGTGCAGTTTCAGACAATTTTGATGAACGTATCGAACAAAAGATTTTTCATTCTGAAATTGTTGTAGATGTGGATAAGTTTACCCAAGAAACAAAACAATATAAACCTATTCCCGAAATTATTTCGTTTTTAGATAGTGATGGAAATGATACCATGGAGGAACAAATTAATGCAAACTACCGACAGGTAAAAGCAGATGTAGAAAATATTATTTTGTTAGAATTGGAACGTATCGAGAATGATCCAAGCTTAGAATAA
- the mobB gene encoding conjugal transfer protein MobB: MVAKIGRGNHLMGVLIYNHEKIEKDQGNIVHSHKMIHPSAGAFTIPLLERSFEPYLIANNRTEKPILHISLNPNPNDIVSDERFSELADNYMQEMGYGEQPYVVFKHTDTGRAHIHIVSVCVDEYGKRISDSFEKVRSMNVCRKLEKKFKLTSAIDSIEQKDVPLQKVDNKQDNVKRQITSVLRFANENYKFQTLGEYKALLSFFNITAQEVRGIIHGKEKRGLVYFATNDVGEKVSNPFKSSRFTLPVGLADLERKFKKSKTFIDTKKPQKQLRKLVRDGIQKYPDQDRFRKYLQDNKISMFVRKNDEGRIYGISFIDHTSKTVLNGSRLGKDLSANVFHRLWNEEKEITSTANAKKPITQHVEYVENELTAEAMPLFNAGVMESLGGLLPTDVPEENDMKKVKKKRKNRKDAKRR; this comes from the coding sequence ATGGTTGCAAAAATAGGGCGTGGAAATCACTTAATGGGAGTATTAATATACAACCATGAAAAGATTGAAAAAGACCAAGGGAATATTGTACATAGTCATAAAATGATACATCCCTCGGCAGGAGCTTTTACTATACCTCTGTTGGAACGTTCTTTTGAACCTTATTTGATAGCTAACAATCGTACTGAAAAACCAATATTACATATCTCTTTAAACCCAAATCCTAATGATATAGTTTCGGATGAACGTTTTAGTGAATTAGCGGACAATTATATGCAGGAAATGGGATATGGTGAGCAGCCTTACGTGGTATTTAAACATACCGATACTGGGCGTGCCCATATCCACATAGTTTCAGTTTGTGTAGATGAATATGGAAAGCGTATTTCAGATAGTTTTGAGAAGGTGCGTTCTATGAATGTTTGCCGAAAATTGGAGAAAAAGTTCAAGCTTACTTCTGCTATTGATTCGATTGAACAAAAAGATGTTCCATTACAAAAAGTAGATAATAAACAAGATAATGTAAAACGACAAATAACTTCAGTACTCAGATTTGCAAATGAAAACTACAAGTTTCAAACATTAGGAGAATACAAAGCGTTATTGTCTTTCTTCAATATAACTGCACAGGAAGTTCGTGGAATTATTCACGGAAAAGAAAAACGAGGATTAGTCTATTTCGCTACAAATGATGTAGGAGAAAAAGTAAGTAATCCGTTTAAATCTTCTCGTTTCACGCTACCTGTTGGTTTAGCAGATTTAGAACGAAAATTTAAAAAGTCTAAAACTTTTATTGATACCAAAAAGCCTCAAAAACAATTACGAAAATTGGTGCGTGATGGCATACAAAAGTATCCAGATCAAGATCGCTTTAGAAAGTATTTACAGGACAATAAAATATCAATGTTCGTTCGAAAGAATGATGAGGGTAGAATTTATGGAATCAGTTTTATAGATCATACTTCTAAAACAGTATTAAATGGTTCTCGATTAGGAAAAGACCTTTCGGCTAATGTATTTCATCGCCTTTGGAATGAAGAAAAGGAGATCACTTCAACAGCCAATGCAAAAAAACCTATAACGCAACATGTAGAGTATGTAGAAAATGAACTTACAGCAGAGGCAATGCCTCTTTTTAATGCTGGTGTTATGGAATCTTTAGGCGGTTTATTACCAACGGATGTTCCCGAAGAAAACGATATGAAAAAAGTAAAGAAAAAACGTAAAAATAGAAAAGATGCAAAACGAAGATGA